Genomic segment of Panicum virgatum strain AP13 chromosome 2K, P.virgatum_v5, whole genome shotgun sequence:
ggaaagagagagaaaacatTAGCTATGTCGATGTGATCTCAAAATGACTGATTTATGTATCTGGTGAAAACAAGCATGACAGATATTGCTGATAAGAATATCAAGTGGGCATCATATGCTGGACCTGGTGGTTGGAATGGTAACTATGTTAATTACGATTACAAGCTGAACACAATTTTCGAtgtttcaaaaattttaaaagTGGGCATCATATATTGTTGTGGAATCTCTGTTTTTCTCAGACCCAGATATGCTGGAGGTAGGGAATGGTGGCATGACCTTTGCTGAGTATCGCTCACATTTTAGCATCTGGGCTCTCATGAAGGTAAGTGTTCATGAAGATTGGACCAATATTGTCAGTCACATTCGGTTACTACTTCAGTCATTAATGGGGTACTTTGGTAGAGGGGTAAACTGAAAAGtcttgtaaaaaaaaaactctaattTTTATTGCTTAAAATCTGAGTCTTTAAATATCTGACTGATGACTGATGTCTTGTATGACTGCCCTGAATCACTGTACATGTAAAGTAAACTTGCTTATGACCCATGTTTTTAGTTCTCAAACCACAACATTAATAAAATATCTGGATATTTTCTTCTGCTTCTAATATTAATGATTTAACAAATGATTACAAAGATAATAAATGCTATATAAGTCTTTAAAAAAACTAGATCAGAGGAGAAGAGCCTCTCCAGGGCTAGAAAAGTCCTGAAGGCTGGCCTGACACCTGTGAATTTTTTACCGGCCAGCAGCGTCTGGGTGTATTTGGAGTGTGAGTCAATGAATGACTTCTTTTTGTGCTAGACTGAGGTTAGAATCCTGGGTGGCTGACCCCACTACTGGGTGTCCAACCACTGCACCATCCGTGCATTTGCTAATAAATGTCATATAAGTTTATTGGTGTCAATTATCCACTTCCTGATATTTCCTTCCAATTTGGAAAAGGTGATCTTCTAATGTGTTAGTTGCTAAGTTACTTGTATTGTTATGCTTCAGGCCCCTCTATTAATTGGCTGTGATGTCAGAAATATGACTTCAGAAATGATGAAAATATTGAGCAACAAAGAAGTAATTCAAGTAAACCAAGGTATTATTCTGATCCCTTTTCGGAGGGTAATTGATCACATTGTTTTTTTCCTGCATATAAAGTATAATGACATTGTATCTGGCACTACAGCAGAACAATTTGAGCTAATAATGTTCATTTAATTATGTATTATGTTTTCTATTTTCTGTAGATCCtcttggagttcaaggaagaAAAATTTTAGGAGAAGGAAATTATGGATGCCGTGAGGTGATTTGACTGTTTATTTCCAGTTTATAAGAGTCTATGTTTTAGCTATAGGGTTTGTCCTACGTTAGCACAATTTGCAAATTTCAGTGCAAAGTATGTCAGACTCACAGTGGACCTCGTGGTTTGCAGGTGTGGGCTGGCCCCCTATCTGGAAATCGGCTTGCTGTTGCTTTGTGGAACCGATGTTCGGAGACTGCTAATATTACAATGAAATTGCCAGCAGTAGGCCTTGATGAATCAGCTGCCTATTCTGTTAGAGATCTGTGGAAGGTAAAGCAAATAGTTTCAGTTGTTATTAGGTGACTGACAAATTCAGTGCACCTCTTTACTTTGAAGCACACCGGGTCAAGGAAATCAGTTCTCATAGgaatttccttcttttttttccagcATGAAACTCTATCAGAAAACGTTGTTGGAACTTTTGGCGCTCAAGTTGACGTGCATGACACCAAGATGTACATTTTTTCTCCTGCCATCAGTGTCACTTCAATTTGATTGGAGCGGGTGAAGTCTGGATGGCAACATGTTTTATCCCAGTATATAATGGCAATAAAATCCATCTGTTTTCCCGTATTCTGTTCCACTCGTGCGGAAGTTTGATTAGTGCAGAAATGTTGCAATATTGTTTGCCTTTTCTCTGGGGGAGTTGATACAAGTGCACCATGTAAAGTTCCCGCTCGAGTTAAGTTGATTGTTGTGGAGCCTTGCAGCCGATGCCATGCCGTTGCCGTTTGAAACTGAATGAAGTCCCCATTTTTCAGTGTTCAGATGTCACATTCCTGAAGACTGTACTTGTAGCTATATCGATGCAATATGTCTTTGTACTCTCTGACGCAGTTCCCATTATGTGCATCGAAACTCCATTCGGCATTGCTGAGTTTGAGATGTCCCAGGTAGCACTGTATGCTGTCGTTGAGCCATGGTGGTCGATGTCCGCTCCAATGGAGACAGTCCCATTCCATGTAGCACTGGGTCTGTCCATCTCGCCTATTTCTCCGGCGACGCGGCGCTGctgcccgccggccaccgctaGCCTTGCCTAGTTGCCTCCACGCATTCCACGCTCTCCACAGTCCACACCGTGTTCACGCCACCAGACGATTCCTCCGTCCAACAGCTCCTCCCCTggggaccggaggaggggcctGCCTCCCTCCGAGAAGTAGCGCGGGCTGGCAGCGcgtgttcctcttcttctcatGCCACCCAGCTCCTTCCTCTGTCAATTCCTGAACTCGATGACCATGCCGACGCCATCGTCTCCGCTTGCCAtttatttctcaactttctgaTACAGAAATTGGCTAGAATTTGGATTCattggccccttggtggaggcTGAGAAATGCTATTTGTTGTCGGGGACAACACATGAGCCAAGAACTGTTCAAGGGATACCCTGTTGGCTCCTGCCGTAGATGGATGTGTCAGGCAACTCTGGATCTGAATGGCGTGTTCATTTTGTCAGTATCGCCAGTCAAGAGCAACCCAGAGCAGAGCAGGTCGGCTTCCTTTGCAGCGGTTGTCAGTTGAGCGACATCAGTTGATGCCGTCCAATGACCGTCTAACACGGTCCACACCATATGTTGCTGATCTAGCGCATTCCCTCCAATTATCAGATGTTAATCTGTGCCTTATTTGAACCAGTCATTTCCCTAATGTAATGAGCAAGCCCTCTGTATTCAGAGGCTTCAAGGCTTATCTATCgaagtttttttttgggggggggggggggggggttccccTTTTGCATCATCGTTCGTTTGTTCCTCGCAGACTGGAAGATGAGTATGCGGGTTGTGGTCTACCGTAAGAGATTGTGATAAATTCCTAGGCCCACCTTGGCACTTGGCAGTGGGCACACCATTTCCCCAAGCATCTGCCACTTTTCCTATCAATTTCTTGTTAGATTTTCTAAGCTAAAGGCGACAATATGTTACACTGCGCATTCTAGGTGTTGCTTACCTAGAAGGGAACAAGGGTTCATCAACAAAAACAAatgaaaaggggaaaaaaaaggaaaagagaaacaaggattATTATCGTTTTACACGGCACCGCACTGCTTCCACGACGATCAATAGCATCAACTTAGTGTGCAGCCGGACGAAAATCCTGCTGGGGCACCTATCCGACATACTGCTGTAACTCCTCCAGCTTCCCCCTCTCACTTTCTACCGCTACAATTAGCTTGTTGGATCATATTATGTCTTGTCAGTCTCAGCGGCAGCCAGCTTGGAGCGGGGGGAAATCAGCTTCATCTTTCAGTTGGTACACCTTTTGTGACCTGCACGTTTTCATTCAAAACATCATGAGATTTTCTTACCCGACATCAGTTGTACCATAACAAAACTGCAGAAGCATAATAATGTCACGCAACTGTAAGAAATTTATTGTCTATGAGAAATGGCTGCCAACAACCTACCTGCTTTCGGTTTCAACAGCGTCAGTGTTCAGCACCGCGGGGGCAGGGTCTTCATCAGCTGGTCCCTTGGTGGCGGGGACAGGCACTTCTTCAACTCTCTTTCTAGCGGGGAGAGCTGGGAATGCTTCCTCGAACCGCGCCGAGACAAGTTCCAACGAGAAAGGCCCGAACGATCCAAACTCAAGATTCTCTTGGGCTGTGGCGGATGAGGAGGTCTGACAGCTATTCAATACCGAGGGATTTCCTTGACCATTGTGAGGAAGTACTATCCCTGACGATGATGGTGGACTTGTCTGTTTGCCGTTCTCAACAAAATTTCCTACTGCCTGTTTGGTTCCACCGTCTGTTGCTACGTGCTCCTTGAAATCAACTAAATCTCCACTTGGAACTGGGATCTTGCTTGAATTACCATTCTGTTGCGAACTGGTCTGCATCTTGGGCGATTGATTTTGAGCTGTGGCGTGCTCAGTTTGTGAACTGGAATATCCTTGCTCAGCTGAGTAGTACTGACGACCAGGTACCCTCTGTCTTTGCTTTCTTTCTCGCACGACATCTCTTTCAAGGGACATGCGATCCTGGTACGAATAGTAATTCTGAAAATGAAAACATGAATGACGATCAAATGAATAACCACCTCAAGGTTTTTTTATGGATAAATGTACTGACACATGCTTCCTGGTTTATACTGAAACATACTATGCCTATAGCCTACCAAAAATTTAAATAGAGATTTGGTAGTGAAGCTAATCAAAACTTAACTGAAACCTTCTGTGTATCCGACAAGAATTCTTTATCCTTGGAAGGAAAGAAGGGGTGATATAGATCATAGCAGACAGTTGGTGCATAATACATAAAGCAAGAACTGAGTGAATCTACTGAAAGCAAAATATACAGTACCAGTACAAATAAATAAGATAGCATGCTAAGGGTTCTTACCACTTTGGGAATATATGTGCCAGTTCCCCGTGACTTAGGAGAGACGCAAAACCAAGAAACAGGATAGTTATCTGAATTAGTCGAAGGAGATGAAGACAATGCAGATCCGTTGGAGGACAAATGCAAATTCTGCACCCAAACCACATCCACTAGGGCCTCGACATGTGGTTGCTGAGAGTCATCTCTTGTGCTATGAGAGCAATAAACTGGAGATAATTTCCTTCTTTCGCTGTCAATAGACGAAGCTAATGATAAGCCTTCGCTAGCTTTTGACCTTGACTTGAAGATCATTGTCGGAATCTTGAAAGAATCCTCATTTAGCACCCCAGCTAACCAAGCTTCTTCAACAGCTGGCAGGAGTTCGTCAAACAAGGACTCCAGGTGGTACTGAACTTTGCGAAGGCATCCCAAGTGCAAATCCAAATCGCCTGTGAGATCCAGCATATTCGATAGCAAGAAGGGTGGAAGTGGAGTTTTATCTGCATGGAGAACAGTCCAATCTGATTCATTAACAGGACAAGTACTGGAAAAATCCAAGATATTTGTACAAGTAGAGTTAGTCAATATATGCAATGGATAGTTTGCGTAAATCTGTTGTGGCATATGCAATCTACAGATGAGGTGTAAATCTGGCCCTGTTGCATAATTCTCGAAGCACTCTTTAATGTTGCCATTACCATTCTCGCAAGGGACAACTGGCTGCTCAAACTCGCAAAATATGATGAATTTGCAGTGAAATCAGATGCATATTCTAGGAACCAAATTTTGTTCCAAGGAATATCCTGCACAAGGCATGGCATACATCTACCTGAATTCTTATGCGCATCTGTCACACTCAAATCCTTGTCACTTCTGTTTGCACCATCATTCATGCAAGAAGTTTTCAACCTTGACCCATCATCACTAAGTGCATTTTCAGGACCAAGCAAGGATTGGAATGAACTGTTGCCAATATCTTGTCTTTCTCCCTTTCCATGTCTCTTCAGTGTGTTTGCGAAAAAATCATAAATTTCGTTGCGAATAAAC
This window contains:
- the LOC120694851 gene encoding uncharacterized protein LOC120694851 isoform X2 is translated as MAYYGAGGGWFVPGADGGRGFPWGSVVVGSSGNGGERETLAAVMARRAPPPSMIRRDAMRAAEAAAGEVVLRVHPTQEAERRRQDVIDYLKRLIGSSVGCEVFAFGSVPLRTYLPDGDVDITVLGNTWLNSTFIDDVRAVLESEQEDCDAEFKLTGLHFINAEVKLMKCVIENIVVDVSFNQIGGVSTFCFLELVDRQVGKNHLFKRSIMLIKAWCYHESRILGAHHGLISTYALETLVLYIFNMFHKSLHGPVEAFYRFLEYFSKFDWDKYGINLNGPVDLSLLPNLIVEPTAGQDELLLDKEFVQGFLDRLVVIPNESDGYDTQFRQKFLNIIDPLKGNNNLGRSVSKANFYRIRSAFSFGAQKLGQILMLSPEFIRNEIYDFFANTLKRHGKGERQDIGNSSFQSLLGPENALSDDGSRLKTSCMNDGANRSDKDLSVTDAHKNSDKTPLPPFLLSNMLDLTGDLDLHLGCLRKVQYHLESLFDELLPAVEEAWLAGVLNEDSFKIPTMIFKSRSKASEGLSLASSIDSERRKLSPVYCSHSTRDDSQQPHVEALVDVVWVQNLHLSSNGSALSSSPSTNSDNYPVSWFCVSPKSRGTGTYIPKVDKEFLSDTQKVSNYYSYQDRMSLERDVVRERKQRQRVPGRQYYSAEQGYSSSQTEHATAQNQSPKMQTSSQQNGNSSKIPVPSGDLVDFKEHVATDGGTKQAVGNFVENGKQTSPPSSSGIVLPHNGQGNPSVLNSCQTSSSATAQENLEFGSFGPFSLELVSARFEEAFPALPARKRVEEVPVPATKGPADEDPAPAVLNTDAVETESRSQKVYQLKDEADFPPLQAGCR
- the LOC120694851 gene encoding uncharacterized protein LOC120694851 isoform X1: MAYYGAGGGWFVPGADGGRGFPWGSVVVGSSGNGGERETLAAVMARRAPPPSMIRRDAMRAAEAAAGEVVLRVHPTQEAERRRQDVIDYLKRLIGSSVGCEVFAFGSVPLRTYLPDGDVDITVLGNTWLNSTFIDDVRAVLESEQEDCDAEFKLTGLHFINAEVKLMKCVIENIVVDVSFNQIGGVSTFCFLELVDRQVGKNHLFKRSIMLIKAWCYHESRILGAHHGLISTYALETLVLYIFNMFHKSLHGPVEAFYRFLEYFSKFDWDKYGINLNGPVDLSLLPNLIVEPTAGQDELLLDKEFVQGFLDRLVVIPNESDGYDTQFRQKFLNIIDPLKGNNNLGRSVSKANFYRIRSAFSFGAQKLGQILMLSPEFIRNEIYDFFANTLKRHGKGERQDIGNSSFQSLLGPENALSDDGSRLKTSCMNDGANRSDKDLSVTDAHKNSDKTPLPPFLLSNMLDLTGDLDLHLGCLRKVQYHLESLFDELLPAVEEAWLAGVLNEDSFKIPTMIFKSRSKASEGLSLASSIDSERRKLSPVYCSHSTRDDSQQPHVEALVDVVWVQNLHLSSNGSALSSSPSTNSDNYPVSWFCVSPKSRGTGTYIPKVVRTLSMLSYLFVLVLYILLSVDSLSSCFMYYAPTVCYDLYHPFFPSKDKEFLSDTQKVSNYYSYQDRMSLERDVVRERKQRQRVPGRQYYSAEQGYSSSQTEHATAQNQSPKMQTSSQQNGNSSKIPVPSGDLVDFKEHVATDGGTKQAVGNFVENGKQTSPPSSSGIVLPHNGQGNPSVLNSCQTSSSATAQENLEFGSFGPFSLELVSARFEEAFPALPARKRVEEVPVPATKGPADEDPAPAVLNTDAVETESRSQKVYQLKDEADFPPLQAGCR
- the LOC120694851 gene encoding uncharacterized protein LOC120694851 isoform X3, producing the protein MAYYGAGGGWFVPGADGGRGFPWGSVVVGSSGNGGERETLAAVMARRAPPPSMIRRDAMRAAEAAAGEVVLRVHPTQEAERRRQDVIDYLKRLIGSSVGCEVFAFGSVPLRTYLPDGDVDITVLGNTWLNSTFIDDVRAVLESEQEDCDAEFKLTGLHFINAEVKLMKCVIENIVVDVSFNQIGGVSTFCFLELVDRQVGKNHLFKRSIMLIKAWCYHESRILGAHHGLISTYALETLVLYIFNMFHKSLHGPVEAFYRFLEYFSKFDWDKYGINLNGPVDLSLLPNLIVEPTAGQDELLLDKEFVQGFLDRLVVIPNESDGYDTQFRQKFLNIIDPLKGNNNLGRSVSKANFYRIRSAFSFGAQKLGQILMLSPEFIRNEIYDFFANTLKRHGKGERQDIGNSSFQSLLGPENALSDDGSRLKTSCMNDGANRSDKDLSVTDAHKNSDKTPLPPFLLSNMLDLTGDLDLHLGCLRKVQYHLESLFDELLPAVEEAWLAGVLNEDSFKIPTMIFKSRSKASEGLSLASSIDSERRKLSPVYCSHSTRDDSQQPHVEALVDVVWVQNLHLSSNGSALSSSPSTNSDNYPVSWFCVSPKSRGTGTYIPKVNYYSYQDRMSLERDVVRERKQRQRVPGRQYYSAEQGYSSSQTEHATAQNQSPKMQTSSQQNGNSSKIPVPSGDLVDFKEHVATDGGTKQAVGNFVENGKQTSPPSSSGIVLPHNGQGNPSVLNSCQTSSSATAQENLEFGSFGPFSLELVSARFEEAFPALPARKRVEEVPVPATKGPADEDPAPAVLNTDAVETESRSQKVYQLKDEADFPPLQAGCR